The genomic window GTGCTCCTTGGCATACTCTAGCAGGAGTTCCCGTTCGTTTTGTCTGGGAACGGGTCTGAGCACCAATTCACCGCCCCGCAGCTCCACCTGCAAGTAGTCTCCTTCCGATATTTTGGGACGTTCCCGGATAAATTTGGGCAGGGTGACTTGCCCCTTGGAGGTCACTTTGATCTCCCGATATTGCATTCTCGTTACCGCCAGGTAAGAAATTCCGATCCTCCTTACTAGCATACTACATGGCTGGAAGGAAATCAAAACGCACGCACCTCAAGCAGAAGGGATGAATCCTTTATCGTTTAGACGGCATCATCGAATGGAGATCTCCGCGAGCTAATTTGCAGGAAGGCAGAACTCAATCTCGAATATGATTTTCAGATAGTAGATTCCCATGCTGCCGTCCGTGTCAGCACCATCAGAGCAGTCCTGTAATGAAATCGGATAAGAATTGATAAAAGGGGAGCCTCCTGGTATAACATTAACGAAACCCCACAAAGACAGGAGGTCCCCAAAGCTGATGGACAAAACTGCAAAGATT from Bacillota bacterium includes these protein-coding regions:
- a CDS encoding AbrB/MazE/SpoVT family DNA-binding domain-containing protein; translation: MQYREIKVTSKGQVTLPKFIRERPKISEGDYLQVELRGGELVLRPVPRQNERELLLEYAKEHSKERVSIEEIQRMFSGLPFSMVERVSRLREEEP